One segment of Onychomys torridus chromosome 3, mOncTor1.1, whole genome shotgun sequence DNA contains the following:
- the LOC118580848 gene encoding vomeronasal type-1 receptor 44-like encodes MNKANTLHNNTVIKITLFSEVSVGISANSILFLFHLCMFFGGHRPKPIDLSIDFLSLTQLMMLITMSLIAVDMFVSRGRWDSTTCQFLLYLHRFLRGLSLCAMCLLNVLWAITLSPRSSCLVKFKHKSPYHISCVLLVLCIIYMFFSSHLLTSITATPNFTSGHFMYVTRSCSLLPMSYFRRSTFSTLLAFREAFLIGLMGLSSGYMVALLGRHKRQSQHLHSTSLSPKASPEQRATRTILMLMSFFVIFYVLDSVIFHSRMRFEDSSTFYCIQILVSHSYATVSPFVLISTEKRLIKFLRSMCGRTVNI; translated from the coding sequence ATGAACAAAGCTAACACACTCCACAATAACACAGTCATAAAAATCACCTTGTTCTCTGAAGTGAGTGTTGGGATCTCAGCTAACAGCATCCTTTTTCTCTTCCACCTATGCATGTTCTTTGGTGGGCACAGACCTAAGCCCATTGATCTTTCCATTGATTTCTTGTCCCTAACCCAATTAATGATGCTTATAACTATGAGCCTCATAGCTGTGGACATGTTTGTATCTCGGGGGAGGTGGGATTCCACCACATGCCAATTCCTTCTTTATTTGCACAGGTTTTTGAGGGGACTCTCCCTTTGTGCTATGTGCCTGCTGAATGTCCTTTGGGCCATCACCCTCAGCCCCAGAAGCTCTTGTTTAGTAAAGTTCAAGCATAAATCTCCCTATCACATCTCATGTGTCCTTCTTGTCCTATGTATCATCTATATGTTTTTTAGCAGTCATCTCTTAACATCAATTACCGCCACCCCCAATTTTACCTCAGGCCATTTTATGTATGTTACTCGGTCTTGTTCACTCCTTCCCATGAGCTACTTTAGACGAAGCACATTTTCTACACTGCTGGCCTTCAGGGAAGCCTTCCTGATCGGTCTCATGGGCCTTTCCAGCGGGTACATGGTGGCCCTCCTGGGCAGGCATAAGAGGCAGTCCCAGCATCTTCACAGCACCAGCCTTTCTCCAAAAGCATCTCCAGAGCAAAGGGCCACCCGGACCATCCTGATGCTCATGAGCTTTTTTGTGATTTTCTACGTTTTGGACTCTGTTATCTTCCACTCAAGAATGAGGTTTGAGGACAGCTCAACATTCTACTGTATCCAGATTCTCGTGTCCCATAGCTATGCCACAGTCAGTCCTTTTGTGTTAATTAGTACCGAAAAGCGTCTAATTAAGTTTTTGAGATCAATGTGTGGGAGGACAGTAAATATTTGA